TACGGCGTCGACTTCAAGCGCGTGATGCGCGGGCGACTCGTTCTCGGAATCGCTGACGGCTGGCTGAAGGCCGACGGCGAGCAGATCTATACGGCGACGGACCTCAAGGTCGGCCTTTCCAAGCAGTCCGCGGCCTGACGGACGACGCACAGCATCTTACGAGGAGCCCAAGAATGAGACGAGTCGTTGTGACGGGCCTCGGCATCGTGTCCTCGATCGGCAATGACGCCGCGGCGGTGGAAGATTCCCTTCGCCAGGCCAGATCCGGCATCAGCTTTTCGGACGAATTCGCCGAGCACGGTTTCAAGTGCCAGGTGTGGGGTCGCCCCACGCTCGACCCGGCGGAACTCGTCGACCGCCGCGCAATGCGCTTCCTGCACAAAGGCGGCGCATGGAACCATGTCGCCATGCAGCAGGCGATCGCCGACTCCGGCATGGAGGAAGGCGACATCACCAACGAGCGCACCGGCATCATCATGGGTTCCGGCGGACCGTCGACCAAGACCATCTTCGAGGCGGCGGAGATCACGCTGAAGAACACCAGCCCGAAGCGCATCGGCCCATTCGCCGTGCCGAAGGCGATGTCGTCCACGGCCTCGGCGACGCTTGCCACCTGGTTCAAGATCCACGGCGTCAACTACTCGATCTCGTCGGCCTGCTCGACCTCGGCGCACTGCATCGGCAATGCCTACGAGCTCATCCAGTGGGGCAAGCAGGACATGATGTTCGCGGGCGGCCACGAGGACCTGGACTGGACCATGTCGAACCTGTTCGACGCCATGGGCGCCATGTCCTCGAAGTAC
This portion of the Mesorhizobium shangrilense genome encodes:
- the fabB gene encoding beta-ketoacyl-ACP synthase I, coding for MRRVVVTGLGIVSSIGNDAAAVEDSLRQARSGISFSDEFAEHGFKCQVWGRPTLDPAELVDRRAMRFLHKGGAWNHVAMQQAIADSGMEEGDITNERTGIIMGSGGPSTKTIFEAAEITLKNTSPKRIGPFAVPKAMSSTASATLATWFKIHGVNYSISSACSTSAHCIGNAYELIQWGKQDMMFAGGHEDLDWTMSNLFDAMGAMSSKYNDRAAIASRAYDADRDGFVIAGGAGVLVLEELEHAKARGAKIYAEIVGYGATSDGYDMVAPSGEGAVRCMRQALSTVKGDVDYVNTHGTSTPVGDSKEIGAIREVFGDKIPHIQSTKSLTGHSLGAAGVQESIYSILMMQAGFIGESAHIETLDPEFEGVPIVRQRIDNAKIDTALSNSFGFGGTNATLVFQRYA